A genomic region of Dickeya solani IPO 2222 contains the following coding sequences:
- a CDS encoding MFS transporter, translating to METASPLKNPTFLCFWLGQIASSFAFQMLVVGIGWQMYDLTNSALNLGLVGLAQFLPQLALTLVAGHTVDQYNRRVIILCCRLLMAATILVLVLGNVTHTISATMIYACSALLGATRAFEMPATQALLPNLIAPALLSRAVALMASAREATVIVGPALGGLIYLIGATTLYATSVACFLMSFLVLLNLRYEYKALARTPVSLESLFGGMNFIRRNPVILGSISLDMFAVLLGGATALLPIVAKGILHTGPWGLGLLRCAPALGAVLMSVYLSRRPLTRSVGKIMFSAVAMFGAATIAFGLSTNLFLSLFALLFLGASDMVSVVIRSTLVQLETPDDMRGRVSAANSIFIGTSNQLGEFESGVTAAWLGVVPAIVLGGVGTLLVVALWMKYFPTLTQRQTLEAGENT from the coding sequence GTGGAAACCGCTTCCCCACTTAAAAACCCCACTTTTCTGTGTTTCTGGCTCGGACAAATCGCCTCCTCCTTTGCATTTCAGATGCTGGTGGTTGGGATTGGCTGGCAGATGTATGACCTGACCAACAGCGCCCTGAATCTGGGCCTGGTCGGATTGGCACAGTTTCTGCCGCAGCTGGCGCTGACGCTGGTTGCCGGTCACACCGTGGATCAGTACAACCGCCGCGTGATTATCCTGTGCTGCCGCCTGCTGATGGCCGCCACCATACTGGTGTTAGTGCTGGGCAACGTCACCCATACCATCAGCGCCACCATGATTTACGCCTGCTCGGCGTTGCTGGGCGCGACGCGGGCATTTGAAATGCCGGCCACGCAGGCGCTGCTGCCGAACCTGATCGCGCCCGCTCTGCTGTCCCGCGCCGTGGCGCTGATGGCCTCCGCCCGCGAAGCCACGGTCATCGTCGGCCCGGCGCTCGGCGGCCTGATTTACCTGATCGGCGCCACCACGCTTTACGCCACCAGCGTAGCCTGCTTTCTGATGTCGTTTCTGGTGTTGCTCAACCTGCGCTATGAATACAAGGCGCTGGCCCGCACGCCGGTGAGCCTGGAAAGTCTGTTTGGCGGCATGAACTTCATCCGCCGCAATCCGGTGATTCTGGGGTCCATCTCATTGGATATGTTCGCCGTGCTGCTCGGCGGCGCCACCGCACTGTTGCCCATCGTCGCCAAAGGTATCCTGCACACCGGCCCGTGGGGACTGGGGCTGCTGCGCTGCGCGCCCGCGCTCGGCGCGGTACTGATGTCTGTCTACCTGAGCCGGCGCCCGCTCACCCGTAGCGTCGGTAAAATCATGTTCTCGGCGGTCGCGATGTTCGGCGCGGCCACCATCGCGTTTGGCCTGTCCACCAATCTGTTTCTGTCGTTGTTTGCGTTGCTGTTTCTGGGCGCGTCCGACATGGTCAGCGTAGTGATCCGCTCAACGCTGGTGCAACTGGAAACGCCGGATGACATGCGCGGCCGGGTCAGTGCCGCCAACTCCATCTTCATCGGCACCTCCAATCAACTGGGGGAATTTGAATCCGGCGTGACCGCCGCCTGGCTGGGGGTCGTGCCGGCCATCGTACTGGGGGGCGTCGGCACCCTGCTGGTGGTGGCATTGTGGATGAAATACTTCCCGACGCTGACCCAACGCCAGACGCTGGAGGCGGGAGAAAACACGTAG
- a CDS encoding zinc ribbon domain-containing protein YjdM yields the protein MQQLPACPKCQSEYTWQDDAMLNCPECGHVWSMQGDSGTQEDGLVVRDANGNLLADGDTVTVVKDLKVKGSSSTLKIGTRVKGIRLVEGDHNIDCKIDGFGAMKLKSEFVKKR from the coding sequence ATGCAACAGTTGCCCGCTTGCCCGAAATGCCAGTCTGAATACACCTGGCAGGATGATGCCATGCTTAACTGCCCGGAATGCGGGCACGTGTGGTCGATGCAGGGCGACAGCGGTACGCAGGAAGACGGGCTGGTGGTGCGCGACGCCAACGGCAACCTGCTGGCGGACGGCGATACCGTTACCGTCGTCAAGGATCTGAAAGTCAAAGGCAGTTCGTCGACGCTGAAAATCGGCACCCGCGTGAAGGGGATTCGTCTGGTGGAAGGCGATCACAATATCGATTGCAAGATCGACGGTTTTGGCGCGATGAAGCTGAAATCTGAATTTGTGAAGAAACGCTGA
- a CDS encoding GGDEF domain-containing protein produces the protein MSSYELFTPEYDILLSARNIAAQADMPAEVYRESLIMLAEHYQRLVRETHRLITRSDRAERELTRLNTQLHQLAVELEYKATHDPLTDVFNRSAIIDLVDHALEQDQAALIVLDIDHFKQVNDAYGHPTGDAVICSLIARIRDVLQGKGSIGRVGGEEFTILLDGYTLMAAVDVAEHIHASLNHAALEALPQQKVTASFGVSWAPPRTGFDTLYSTADTALYRAKHQGRNRVEYIPIDAVS, from the coding sequence ATGAGTAGCTACGAACTGTTCACCCCCGAATATGACATCCTGCTGTCAGCCCGTAACATCGCCGCGCAGGCCGATATGCCGGCGGAGGTGTACCGGGAAAGCCTGATTATGCTGGCGGAACACTATCAGCGGCTGGTGCGGGAAACCCACCGGTTGATTACCCGCAGCGACCGCGCGGAGCGAGAGCTGACCCGCCTCAATACCCAGTTGCACCAGTTGGCGGTAGAGCTGGAGTACAAAGCCACCCACGACCCGCTGACCGATGTATTCAACCGCAGCGCGATCATCGATCTGGTCGACCATGCGCTGGAGCAGGATCAGGCGGCGCTAATCGTGCTGGATATCGACCACTTCAAACAGGTCAACGACGCTTACGGTCATCCGACCGGCGATGCGGTGATCTGCTCGCTGATCGCCCGTATCCGCGACGTCTTGCAGGGAAAAGGCAGCATTGGCCGCGTCGGCGGCGAGGAATTCACCATCCTGCTGGATGGTTATACGTTGATGGCGGCAGTCGATGTCGCCGAGCATATCCACGCCAGTCTGAATCACGCCGCGCTGGAGGCGCTGCCTCAGCAGAAGGTGACCGCCAGCTTCGGCGTCAGTTGGGCGCCGCCGCGCACCGGATTCGACACCCTGTACAGTACAGCCGACACCGCGCTGTACCGGGCCAAGCATCAGGGCCGCAATCGGGTGGAATACATACCGATCGACGCAGTCAGCTAA
- a CDS encoding L-tyrosine/L-tryptophan isonitrile synthase family protein, which translates to MHDNLNETAGKIADIVKSYLVQAQDDRFEPEGRIFLEKQISAFLHASEPVRFVLPGFPCKSPNIVDKSFGILPDYGDVISINRLESLAKAIQALYEPGSQVTILSDGITFNDIVEVPDAIRKEYNQQLRALIQSPYIEWKELRDFLPETRSDDETRKALIKSAGLPYKGIADFIKRVGNHDELAATHDKICSYLYNDVRLNRQPQQSNEDYLNSVAEKAYQMMYRGQALSALVERAFPDAIRLSVHQYDNDGPKFTFGFADGLATVRQPWHSVPVLSASGNVSLQGHASVDKDRHVLVTYQGRPWVYVEAGDASAGKFDYELLKQPLFGLKIDDPQGLGVEALPPAFLAFLSAQFGFVCIKGVQFERSEQLETFCQPFGEIFQWQFGAVHVVKPEEKPSGFVHSLEKTPIHWDLSMIRLDHEQVGGNPWFTAERFMLYCKTPPKKGEGSTTVVDGRIVMDMVGPDVVKKWEDVHITYNTPMTYFGGKPRTYPLVYAHPKTGKKAFRYQEGSDSDLQKFTVEVEGVSGQESQAFIGELDRLVYDERCMIAHDWDQGDLLIIDNWQTLHGRLPMTEASRGRELWRVQVF; encoded by the coding sequence ATGCACGATAATTTGAATGAGACGGCTGGCAAGATAGCCGATATCGTAAAATCCTATCTGGTTCAGGCGCAGGATGATCGTTTTGAGCCGGAAGGGCGTATATTTCTGGAAAAACAAATCAGCGCCTTCCTGCACGCTTCTGAACCCGTCAGGTTTGTCCTGCCCGGTTTCCCTTGCAAATCCCCCAATATTGTCGACAAATCGTTCGGCATTTTGCCGGATTATGGCGATGTGATTTCCATCAATCGTCTGGAATCGTTGGCGAAAGCGATTCAGGCGTTATATGAACCCGGCAGTCAGGTGACCATTCTGAGTGATGGTATAACCTTTAATGATATTGTCGAGGTTCCGGATGCAATCCGCAAAGAATATAACCAGCAGCTACGCGCGCTGATTCAGTCACCTTATATTGAATGGAAAGAACTCCGGGATTTTCTCCCTGAAACGCGTTCGGATGATGAAACCCGTAAAGCGCTGATCAAATCGGCCGGATTACCGTACAAGGGCATCGCTGATTTTATCAAGCGCGTCGGGAATCACGACGAACTGGCGGCGACGCACGATAAAATCTGCAGTTATTTGTATAACGATGTGCGGCTGAACCGGCAACCTCAGCAGTCTAATGAAGACTACCTGAACAGTGTGGCGGAAAAAGCCTATCAGATGATGTACCGCGGTCAGGCCTTGAGCGCGCTGGTGGAGCGAGCCTTCCCTGACGCTATTCGCCTGTCGGTTCATCAGTATGACAACGACGGCCCGAAATTTACCTTTGGTTTTGCCGACGGCCTTGCCACCGTGCGTCAACCGTGGCACAGCGTGCCGGTTCTGTCGGCGTCGGGGAATGTATCCCTACAGGGCCATGCCAGCGTTGATAAAGACCGCCATGTGCTGGTGACCTATCAGGGGCGCCCCTGGGTGTATGTGGAAGCTGGGGACGCCAGCGCCGGGAAGTTCGATTACGAATTACTCAAACAACCGCTGTTCGGCCTGAAGATTGACGATCCGCAGGGGCTGGGGGTTGAGGCGCTGCCGCCGGCGTTTCTGGCGTTCCTGTCCGCTCAGTTCGGTTTCGTGTGTATCAAGGGCGTGCAGTTTGAGCGCAGCGAGCAGCTGGAAACGTTTTGCCAGCCGTTCGGCGAGATTTTCCAGTGGCAGTTCGGCGCGGTGCATGTGGTGAAACCGGAGGAAAAACCGAGCGGATTCGTACATTCGCTGGAGAAAACGCCGATACACTGGGACCTGAGCATGATCCGGCTGGATCACGAACAGGTTGGCGGTAATCCCTGGTTTACCGCAGAGCGCTTCATGCTGTATTGCAAGACCCCGCCGAAGAAAGGTGAGGGCAGCACCACGGTGGTGGATGGCCGCATCGTAATGGATATGGTCGGCCCGGACGTGGTGAAAAAATGGGAAGACGTTCACATCACCTATAACACCCCGATGACCTATTTCGGCGGCAAACCACGCACTTATCCGCTGGTGTACGCGCACCCGAAAACCGGCAAAAAGGCGTTTCGCTATCAGGAAGGCAGCGACTCCGACTTGCAGAAGTTTACCGTTGAGGTGGAAGGCGTTTCTGGGCAGGAGAGCCAGGCCTTCATCGGGGAGCTTGACCGGCTGGTGTACGATGAGCGCTGCATGATTGCCCATGACTGGGATCAGGGCGACCTGCTGATCATCGATAACTGGCAGACGCTGCACGGCCGGCTGCCGATGACCGAAGCATCACGCGGTCGTGAGCTGTGGCGGGTGCAGGTGTTTTAA
- a CDS encoding MFS transporter: protein MKKGYRNIILLFIGQGLTGSIVSLLTLTSTLAGKSLSPVPALATLPVTATVCGSTMMVYFVSSLMSQYGRRTAFLIGGLIGLIGSVLAAIALYYRSFTLFTLSTLILGGATVFNQYYRFAAAEVSDNDAWNKKATSLVIGSGVIGGFLGPFVAGHGIMMFDRYPYLGAFLIAAVIFLLVLATQTLINLPHTAPPPVMRADATDNSHYPAALRSPAFMTGTVSCAVGFAIMTLIMNSTPLAMSHHHFDIRASATVLQWHFFAMYAPALCLPLLMNILSTPVTIVIGALFFIAGTGIALINTDMAGYVLSLMLVGLGWSFMFSGGTFLINSIKEETLKHKLQGINSLATYSFNLIAALGAGLFMSEEGGWRVVNIVSLAIMAFFILYFCLTSKFCPTNKPKGKAI from the coding sequence ATGAAAAAGGGGTATCGCAACATTATTCTGCTGTTCATCGGGCAAGGGTTAACCGGCTCCATCGTCTCTTTACTGACGTTGACCTCCACCCTGGCGGGTAAAAGCCTGTCCCCGGTTCCCGCTCTCGCCACCTTACCCGTCACCGCCACCGTATGCGGTTCCACGATGATGGTCTATTTCGTCTCTTCGCTGATGAGCCAATACGGCAGAAGAACGGCATTTTTGATCGGCGGCCTCATCGGGCTGATCGGCAGCGTACTGGCCGCGATTGCGCTGTACTACCGCTCTTTTACCTTATTTACCTTGTCCACGTTGATTCTGGGAGGCGCCACGGTATTCAACCAGTATTATCGTTTCGCCGCCGCCGAAGTGTCGGACAATGACGCCTGGAATAAAAAAGCGACCTCACTGGTGATTGGCAGCGGCGTCATCGGCGGGTTTTTAGGCCCCTTCGTCGCCGGGCACGGCATCATGATGTTTGATCGCTATCCGTATCTGGGTGCTTTTCTTATCGCCGCCGTCATTTTTTTACTGGTGCTGGCGACGCAAACTTTGATCAATCTGCCGCATACCGCCCCTCCACCCGTTATGCGGGCCGACGCGACAGATAACTCACATTACCCGGCAGCGCTGCGCTCGCCGGCCTTCATGACCGGCACCGTCAGTTGCGCGGTGGGATTCGCCATCATGACCCTGATCATGAATTCGACGCCGCTGGCGATGTCTCACCACCATTTCGATATCCGTGCGAGCGCAACGGTGCTGCAATGGCATTTCTTCGCCATGTACGCGCCGGCGCTGTGTTTGCCGTTGCTGATGAATATCCTGAGCACGCCGGTGACGATCGTTATCGGTGCCCTGTTTTTCATCGCCGGTACCGGCATCGCGTTAATCAATACGGACATGGCCGGTTACGTCCTCTCGTTGATGTTGGTGGGGCTGGGCTGGTCTTTTATGTTCAGTGGCGGCACATTTCTGATTAACAGCATAAAAGAGGAAACGCTCAAACATAAACTGCAAGGCATCAACTCACTGGCGACCTATTCCTTCAACCTGATCGCCGCATTGGGAGCCGGGCTGTTTATGAGTGAGGAAGGCGGCTGGCGCGTGGTGAATATCGTCTCGCTGGCGATCATGGCGTTCTTCATCCTCTATTTCTGTCTGACCAGTAAATTCTGTCCGACCAATAAACCAAAGGGCAAAGCGATATAG
- a CDS encoding DUF1987 domain-containing protein, which yields MTDIITTDNLHIVGTASTPTVDFRFDAHQLSLSGESYPENAAAFYGPLIERIQRYLQARLTIMATQPARIDVHVSLPYFNSSSTKMLFSLFNLLDQAAQQQLPIALHWYYDQEDDIAEEFGQELHIDFSALEFHPHILE from the coding sequence ATGACAGACATAATAACAACGGACAATCTCCATATCGTCGGCACAGCCAGTACGCCGACGGTAGATTTTCGCTTTGATGCACATCAGCTTTCGTTGTCCGGAGAGTCCTACCCGGAAAACGCGGCGGCATTTTACGGCCCCCTGATTGAGCGGATTCAGCGCTATCTACAGGCCCGCCTCACCATCATGGCAACGCAGCCGGCACGCATCGATGTGCATGTGTCGCTGCCCTACTTCAACAGCTCCAGCACCAAAATGCTGTTCAGCCTGTTTAATCTTCTCGATCAGGCCGCGCAGCAGCAGCTTCCCATCGCGTTGCACTGGTATTACGACCAGGAAGACGACATCGCCGAGGAGTTCGGGCAGGAGCTGCATATCGATTTTTCGGCGCTCGAATTCCATCCTCATATTCTGGAGTAA
- a CDS encoding HAD family hydrolase: MSVNKAAIFDLDGTLVDTLPGIAFALRQALGAVGVTPDPAFIVRAHIGGGSGNMLAAAARHHGVGDTAALSQRYHALYQAHCLHDTVCYAGVKELVVELKVQGVRLAVLTNKDDTLSNRILQALFPPDTVELVYGARPDRPLKPDISGLQQVMSALGTTSEQCLYVGDTSIDVQTANRAGVCVAYVTWGYGDGDNMADWQPNAVCHDVAQLNTCLRQHLALQEFVASR; the protein is encoded by the coding sequence ATGTCGGTAAATAAAGCGGCGATTTTCGATCTGGACGGTACGCTGGTCGATACCTTGCCCGGTATCGCGTTTGCGTTGCGTCAGGCGCTGGGCGCAGTCGGCGTAACGCCGGACCCGGCATTCATTGTCAGGGCACATATCGGCGGCGGGTCGGGAAACATGTTGGCCGCCGCCGCCAGGCATCATGGCGTCGGGGATACGGCGGCGTTGTCGCAACGCTACCATGCGCTGTATCAGGCGCATTGTCTGCACGATACCGTCTGCTATGCCGGTGTGAAAGAACTGGTTGTTGAGCTAAAAGTGCAGGGTGTCCGGCTGGCGGTATTGACCAATAAAGATGACACGCTGTCCAACCGCATCCTGCAGGCGTTATTTCCGCCAGATACCGTTGAGCTGGTGTATGGCGCCCGGCCCGATCGGCCGCTCAAGCCGGATATTAGCGGTTTGCAGCAGGTGATGAGCGCATTGGGAACGACGAGCGAGCAGTGTCTGTATGTGGGTGATACGTCGATTGACGTACAAACAGCAAATCGTGCCGGCGTTTGCGTCGCTTACGTGACGTGGGGATATGGCGATGGCGATAACATGGCCGACTGGCAGCCGAACGCTGTTTGCCATGACGTGGCGCAATTGAATACCTGCCTGCGTCAGCACCTGGCATTGCAGGAATTTGTGGCCTCTCGCTAA
- a CDS encoding SpoIIE family protein phosphatase, producing the protein MSALPPQEHRLRFVSFPSARDLCITTPDVSPTTDNATVLHLFSRHKDLVSLPVVEEGRPFGLINRHSFLSQMARPYYRELYDRKSCIAFMDKTPLIVEAAASLSDVADKAVISGDRFLADGFIITENGRYLGIGLGIDLFRIVSDTHVRQHQHIVQSIEYASVIQGAMLTPFRQTLADTLKDWCLVWEPRDCVGGDCYAFRRYEHGWLAVLADCTGHGVPGAFMTLIFNSALEQALAQHSPDQPGRLLSSINRYIKDTLGQKSGYPGQTTASDDGCDALVVYVNTAEQTLNWASARMTAFLLDAPSGELLTLDSDRMGVGYTNTPYDYSWPAFQRPLSPQDLFFSTTDGLLDQIGGERQIKFGKRRLQNLLQRVRELPMSALANQLLQHHHTWQGSQERRDDLTFWGFRHP; encoded by the coding sequence ATGAGTGCCTTACCGCCACAGGAACATCGGTTACGCTTCGTCTCCTTCCCAAGTGCACGCGACTTGTGTATCACCACGCCGGATGTGTCTCCCACCACTGATAACGCCACCGTATTGCACCTGTTCAGCCGCCACAAGGATCTGGTTAGCCTGCCGGTGGTGGAAGAGGGACGGCCGTTCGGCCTGATCAACCGCCACAGTTTTCTGTCGCAGATGGCCCGCCCTTACTACCGCGAACTGTATGACCGAAAAAGCTGTATCGCCTTCATGGATAAAACCCCGCTGATCGTCGAAGCCGCCGCCTCGTTGAGCGACGTAGCGGACAAGGCGGTCATCAGCGGCGACCGCTTTCTGGCTGATGGTTTCATTATTACCGAAAACGGCCGTTACCTCGGTATCGGCCTGGGTATCGATCTGTTCCGCATCGTGTCGGACACCCATGTACGCCAGCATCAGCACATTGTACAAAGTATAGAATATGCCAGCGTGATTCAGGGGGCGATGCTCACGCCGTTCCGGCAAACGCTGGCCGACACGCTGAAAGACTGGTGTCTGGTCTGGGAACCGCGCGACTGCGTCGGGGGCGACTGCTATGCCTTCAGACGCTATGAACACGGCTGGCTGGCGGTGCTCGCCGACTGCACCGGTCATGGCGTGCCCGGCGCCTTCATGACGTTGATTTTCAACTCGGCGCTGGAACAGGCGCTGGCGCAACACAGCCCGGACCAGCCGGGACGATTGCTCAGCAGCATCAATCGCTATATCAAGGACACGCTGGGCCAAAAGAGCGGCTATCCGGGGCAAACCACGGCCTCCGACGACGGCTGCGACGCGCTGGTGGTGTACGTCAATACCGCCGAGCAGACCCTCAACTGGGCCAGCGCCCGCATGACGGCGTTTCTGCTCGACGCGCCAAGCGGTGAACTGCTGACGCTCGACAGCGACCGCATGGGCGTGGGCTATACCAACACGCCATACGATTACAGCTGGCCGGCCTTTCAGCGCCCGCTGTCGCCGCAAGACCTGTTCTTTTCCACCACCGATGGCCTGCTCGATCAGATTGGCGGCGAACGGCAGATCAAATTCGGCAAACGCCGCCTGCAAAACCTGCTGCAACGCGTCAGGGAGTTACCCATGAGCGCGCTGGCAAACCAACTATTACAACACCATCACACCTGGCAGGGATCGCAGGAAAGACGGGACGATCTTACATTTTGGGGCTTCAGGCACCCGTGA
- a CDS encoding L-tyrosine/L-tryptophan isonitrile synthase family protein, protein MNIQRKENWLNGANDFLMETGVKEIALAIIEKIFARRCLVEESGQENCRYEDEVAPHLDTVMQAVSHQQPIVMILPAFPGKSPNRKKTLGHLPDYAELYALDNLHELCQEIRRVYQPGAVIGICSDGYVFSDVVRIPDRQVKAYTDMISDYCTKKYPGMFFMYDLIDTYPEIKHLDSLREELMIQYGTSLLALKKRVKEEPEAASMYKGVTRFLGEDYGGMDEFAGVSNAQIQKVARVAAYRVIQRSEAWSKHLEEKFPRAVRLSIHPQFRISKKIGIRLAPVKDRWRTPWHSVAVKRGADIYLEKRSNVDERDYHLIFKSGRPFHYVSTQINNISTQISNTSTHISNTSTQINSVNTQINDASTQIKAE, encoded by the coding sequence ATGAATATTCAGAGAAAAGAAAACTGGCTGAATGGTGCCAATGATTTTCTGATGGAAACCGGCGTGAAAGAAATCGCGTTGGCGATTATTGAAAAGATATTCGCCCGCCGCTGTCTGGTGGAGGAGAGCGGTCAGGAGAATTGCCGCTATGAGGATGAAGTCGCACCGCATCTCGATACGGTCATGCAAGCGGTCAGCCATCAGCAACCGATAGTCATGATTCTTCCTGCTTTTCCGGGGAAGTCGCCGAATCGTAAGAAAACGCTTGGCCATCTTCCTGATTATGCAGAGCTTTACGCACTGGATAATTTGCATGAATTATGTCAGGAGATTCGCCGTGTTTATCAGCCAGGCGCGGTCATCGGTATTTGTTCTGACGGCTATGTATTTTCCGATGTAGTTAGAATCCCCGATCGTCAGGTAAAAGCTTACACGGATATGATCAGCGACTATTGCACGAAAAAATATCCGGGTATGTTTTTTATGTATGACCTGATTGATACCTATCCGGAAATCAAGCATCTCGATTCTTTGCGGGAAGAATTGATGATTCAGTACGGCACATCGTTACTGGCGCTGAAGAAAAGGGTAAAAGAGGAGCCTGAAGCCGCCTCCATGTATAAAGGCGTGACGCGTTTTTTGGGCGAGGACTACGGCGGCATGGATGAATTTGCCGGCGTCAGCAACGCGCAAATCCAGAAAGTGGCCCGCGTGGCGGCTTACCGCGTGATTCAGCGCAGTGAAGCCTGGAGCAAACATCTGGAAGAAAAATTCCCGCGGGCGGTTCGTCTGTCGATTCACCCGCAATTCCGTATTTCCAAAAAGATCGGCATCAGACTGGCTCCGGTAAAAGACCGCTGGCGGACGCCGTGGCATTCGGTGGCGGTGAAACGGGGCGCCGACATTTATCTGGAAAAGCGTAGCAACGTGGATGAACGCGATTATCACCTGATCTTCAAGTCGGGACGTCCTTTTCACTATGTCAGTACTCAAATAAACAATATCAGTACTCAAATAAGCAATACCAGTACTCACATAAGTAATACCAGTACTCAAATAAACAGCGTCAATACCCAAATAAACGACGCCAGTACCCAAATAAAGGCGGAGTAG
- a CDS encoding LysR family transcriptional regulator: MLTSRDFHFFSVLAGASSLAAAARALDVTAPAVTQRLQALEQRLGVQLVDRSSHRYHLTAEGALLAEKGADVLDQIEGIAALLAERRNEVIGPLRVLAPLGFGRAYVAEAVTRMCRQFPTIEPSLMLSDAPIGTLDIDDWDVLIHVGPLTDSSLALRPLAPNRRILCAAPDYLAQHGLPTHPMDLPRHVCGVLREDRADASLWGFARRDDGETKTVRIRPAFTSNDGEVVRNWAIDGLCLIQRSEWAIADDLKAGRLVEVMPDWRLPNADVVALLGPRAGRAARMERFVETLKALLVPVPWRV, from the coding sequence TGCCGGCGCCTCTTCGCTGGCTGCGGCCGCGCGGGCGCTGGATGTGACGGCGCCAGCCGTGACGCAACGCCTGCAGGCGCTCGAACAGCGTCTGGGGGTTCAGCTGGTCGATCGTTCCAGCCATCGCTACCACCTGACGGCGGAAGGCGCCTTGCTGGCGGAGAAGGGCGCCGATGTTTTGGATCAAATCGAGGGGATCGCCGCCTTGCTGGCCGAGCGGCGAAATGAGGTGATCGGCCCGTTGAGGGTGCTGGCGCCGTTGGGCTTTGGGCGTGCCTATGTGGCGGAGGCGGTGACGCGCATGTGTCGACAGTTTCCGACTATCGAACCTTCGTTGATGCTGTCGGATGCGCCGATTGGTACGCTGGATATTGATGACTGGGATGTGTTGATTCATGTCGGTCCGTTGACCGATTCCAGCCTGGCGCTGCGGCCGCTGGCGCCCAACCGCCGTATTCTGTGCGCCGCGCCTGACTATCTGGCGCAACACGGACTGCCCACGCATCCGATGGATCTTCCCCGTCATGTGTGCGGCGTGCTGCGGGAGGATCGGGCGGATGCATCGCTGTGGGGATTCGCCCGCCGTGACGATGGCGAGACGAAAACCGTGCGCATCAGGCCCGCCTTTACCAGTAATGACGGTGAGGTGGTCAGGAATTGGGCTATCGACGGGCTTTGCCTGATTCAGCGATCCGAATGGGCGATCGCCGACGACCTGAAAGCCGGACGCCTGGTCGAGGTGATGCCTGACTGGCGTCTGCCAAACGCGGATGTGGTCGCTCTGCTCGGGCCCCGAGCCGGGCGTGCGGCTCGTATGGAGCGGTTTGTTGAAACACTGAAAGCGTTACTGGTGCCGGTTCCCTGGCGCGTGTAG
- a CDS encoding SiaB family protein kinase produces the protein MSETKYAEFIDLTQQQNIALYYVGYFSQNIICSLAETVRLQLEKSRVPPNVRRKLFSSFVEMVQNIIHYSASALTSEEQESEIRHGSVCIGFEAGKYFLLSANRVYPADAEKLRQRLEPLCAMTLDEIRLAYKASLREDVPASSKGADIGLLTVARDASEPLQFTFRSDATTGLSTFYLKAVI, from the coding sequence ATGTCCGAAACGAAGTACGCTGAATTCATTGATCTCACCCAACAGCAAAATATCGCGCTGTACTACGTGGGGTACTTTTCGCAAAACATCATCTGCTCGCTGGCGGAAACGGTGCGGCTACAGCTGGAAAAAAGCCGGGTGCCGCCCAATGTGCGCCGCAAACTGTTTTCCAGCTTTGTGGAAATGGTGCAAAACATCATCCATTACTCTGCCTCGGCGCTCACGTCGGAAGAACAGGAAAGTGAAATCCGTCACGGCTCGGTGTGTATCGGTTTTGAGGCGGGAAAATACTTTTTGTTGAGCGCTAACCGGGTCTACCCGGCAGATGCGGAGAAGCTGCGTCAGCGGCTGGAGCCGCTGTGCGCGATGACGCTTGATGAAATCAGGCTTGCCTATAAGGCCTCGCTGCGTGAAGACGTTCCGGCTTCCAGCAAAGGCGCGGATATCGGCCTGTTGACCGTGGCCCGCGACGCCAGCGAGCCACTGCAATTCACCTTTCGTAGCGATGCCACCACCGGGCTCTCCACGTTTTATCTGAAGGCGGTGATTTAA